A window of Planctomycetota bacterium contains these coding sequences:
- a CDS encoding LysE family translocator has product MTLLLPLAEVGPSLAAGMLLGIGAAAPPGPVNIEIARRIPKGGWLAGAAVGLGAVTVDVVLALAMLAGVLSAIDAVPVLRTVVAVVGACLLLWLGYGAIRSGIVGLRGRSKSTDETTIAKASPATGYATGLLLCSTSPYQAAFWLTGVPAVLRSDASEGRLDEPVAVVAGVFVATLAWVVTWSTLVTLASAGNRQRGVGIATDLIGGAVLLSFGVLVVVSLL; this is encoded by the coding sequence GTGACGCTGCTGCTGCCTCTTGCCGAAGTCGGACCGTCGCTGGCGGCGGGCATGCTGTTGGGCATCGGTGCCGCCGCCCCGCCGGGTCCCGTGAACATCGAAATCGCACGGCGCATTCCCAAGGGCGGCTGGCTCGCCGGGGCCGCCGTAGGACTCGGCGCGGTGACGGTCGACGTGGTGCTGGCTCTGGCGATGCTGGCGGGCGTGCTGTCGGCGATCGATGCGGTGCCGGTGCTCCGAACGGTCGTCGCTGTCGTCGGGGCGTGTCTGCTGCTTTGGCTTGGGTACGGCGCGATCCGATCGGGCATCGTCGGCCTGCGTGGGCGATCGAAGTCGACGGATGAGACCACCATCGCCAAAGCCTCGCCCGCGACCGGCTACGCGACCGGGCTGCTCCTGTGCTCGACCAGCCCGTACCAGGCGGCGTTCTGGCTGACGGGCGTCCCGGCGGTCCTGCGGTCGGATGCTTCCGAAGGCCGGCTCGACGAGCCAGTGGCGGTGGTCGCGGGCGTCTTCGTGGCGACGCTGGCGTGGGTGGTGACGTGGTCGACGCTCGTCACGCTCGCCTCAGCCGGGAACCGTCAACGCGGGGTCGGGATCGCGACGGACCTGATCGGTGGCGCGGTGCTTCTGAGCTTCGGTGTGCTGGTAGTCGTGAGTCTGCTGTAG